The following are encoded in a window of Kitasatospora fiedleri genomic DNA:
- a CDS encoding M48 family metallopeptidase — protein sequence MSVIEPPAAAPVPVSVPVPAPAPAPAAERCPECGAPVAVHERFPAWCPACEWNLLPPVPPTEARTGRARRRAAREARRAERRRQDIRVRAEQVFRLVAAGGSGLRHGASVGAFLLAGAVHLVSLAVLLTGVALLAGWPVASWPLRVLGVVALAVAVLLRPRLGRPERAGVLARADAPVLYELVDRVSAELGAPRVDSIAVTGEFNAAFGTYGLRRHRQVRIGLPLWTVLERQERVAMLGHEIGHGVNGDTRRGLWTGSALNALVEWYRLTVPSRDHEVNSHPLTAIASAAAKLLLGAVNLGVRALAGLMHRLHLRSGQAAEYRADLMGARLASARDAQGVLTALFNAQTLETVLVRQRALPRAGGRAGGRAGRSAAPVADLWTALAEAARSVPATEVERRVRLSEREVSATDSSHPPTYLRLRMLATAAPAVDRPPLVLDAGRAAAIEAELAPSRARVAAELL from the coding sequence GTGTCCGTCATCGAACCCCCCGCCGCCGCACCCGTCCCCGTTTCCGTGCCCGTGCCCGCACCCGCACCCGCGCCCGCCGCCGAGCGGTGTCCCGAGTGCGGGGCGCCGGTGGCCGTGCACGAGCGCTTCCCCGCCTGGTGCCCGGCCTGCGAGTGGAACCTGCTGCCGCCCGTCCCGCCCACCGAGGCCCGGACGGGGCGGGCGCGGCGCCGCGCCGCCCGGGAGGCGCGCCGTGCGGAGCGGCGCCGCCAGGACATCAGGGTGCGGGCCGAGCAGGTGTTCCGGCTGGTCGCGGCGGGCGGCTCCGGCCTGCGGCACGGCGCGTCGGTGGGCGCGTTCCTGCTCGCGGGGGCGGTGCACCTGGTGTCGCTGGCGGTGCTGCTGACGGGGGTGGCGCTGCTGGCCGGGTGGCCGGTGGCGAGTTGGCCGCTGCGGGTGCTGGGCGTGGTCGCGCTGGCGGTGGCGGTCCTGCTGCGTCCGCGGCTGGGGCGGCCAGAGCGCGCCGGGGTGCTGGCGCGCGCGGACGCGCCGGTGCTGTACGAGCTGGTGGACCGGGTCTCGGCGGAGCTGGGCGCGCCGCGGGTGGACTCGATCGCGGTGACCGGCGAGTTCAACGCCGCCTTCGGCACGTACGGCCTGCGCCGGCACCGGCAGGTGCGGATCGGCCTGCCGCTGTGGACGGTGCTGGAGCGGCAGGAGCGGGTCGCGATGCTCGGGCACGAGATCGGGCACGGCGTCAACGGGGACACCCGGCGCGGGCTGTGGACGGGTTCCGCCCTCAACGCGCTGGTCGAGTGGTACCGGCTCACCGTTCCGTCGCGCGACCACGAGGTGAACTCCCACCCGCTGACGGCGATCGCCTCGGCCGCCGCCAAGCTGCTGCTGGGCGCGGTCAACCTGGGGGTCCGGGCACTGGCCGGGCTGATGCACCGGCTGCACCTGCGCAGCGGGCAGGCCGCGGAGTACCGGGCCGATCTGATGGGGGCGCGGCTCGCCTCGGCCCGGGACGCGCAGGGCGTGCTCACGGCGCTGTTCAACGCGCAGACGCTGGAGACGGTGCTGGTCCGGCAGCGCGCCCTGCCCCGGGCGGGCGGCCGGGCCGGTGGTCGGGCCGGGCGGTCGGCCGCCCCGGTGGCCGACCTGTGGACGGCGCTGGCGGAGGCGGCGCGGTCGGTCCCGGCCACCGAGGTGGAGCGCCGGGTCCGGCTGTCCGAGCGCGAGGTGTCGGCGACCGACTCCTCGCACCCGCCGACCTACCTGCGGCTGCGGATGCTGGCCACGGCCGCCCCGGCGGTCGACCGGCCGCCGCTGGTGCTGGACGCCGGGCGGGCCGCCGCGATCGAGGCCGAACTGGCCCCGAGCCGGGCCCGGGTCGCCGCCGAGCTGCTCTGA
- a CDS encoding N-acetylmuramoyl-L-alanine amidase — protein sequence MTGRTTPHHDDPGEQEPYDPYGAGSAPAGRAARWRPAAKAAAVVLPVCLIGWLGWQAVANSSRDVSASASAAHSPDGRAGGAANDRAAAGPTDGDGGASERPAAAGRTAPADPSPAPSPSPAASASGPDRPLTGRTVLLDPGHNPGNAEHPTEINRKVDIGNSRKECDTTGTETDAGYPEAEFTLDVVHRARQILQDRGAKVVLTQDGERPWGPCVDERAGIGNEAKADAAVSVHADGAPASGTGFHVILPGRVVDGAADTSPIVEPSHRLGVLLRDAFRAGTGEPYSNYLGKQGLDTRTDLGGLNLSKVPKVFIECGNMRNSGDAGRMTDPQWRQLAAQALADALTSYLTG from the coding sequence GTGACTGGCCGTACCACCCCGCACCACGACGACCCCGGCGAGCAGGAGCCGTACGACCCGTACGGCGCGGGCTCCGCACCGGCGGGCCGCGCCGCCCGCTGGCGGCCGGCCGCGAAGGCGGCGGCCGTGGTGCTACCGGTCTGCCTGATCGGCTGGCTGGGCTGGCAGGCCGTGGCCAACAGCTCCCGGGACGTCTCCGCGTCCGCCTCCGCCGCGCACTCTCCGGACGGCCGGGCGGGCGGCGCGGCGAACGACCGGGCGGCGGCCGGACCGACCGACGGGGACGGCGGCGCGTCCGAGCGGCCCGCGGCGGCGGGCCGGACGGCCCCGGCGGACCCGTCCCCGGCCCCCTCCCCGTCCCCGGCGGCCTCCGCGAGCGGCCCGGACCGGCCGCTGACCGGCCGGACCGTGCTGCTCGACCCGGGGCACAACCCGGGCAACGCCGAGCACCCCACCGAGATCAACCGCAAGGTGGACATCGGCAACAGCCGCAAGGAGTGCGACACCACCGGCACCGAGACCGACGCCGGGTACCCGGAGGCGGAGTTCACCCTGGACGTGGTGCACCGGGCCCGGCAGATCCTGCAGGACCGTGGCGCGAAGGTAGTGCTCACCCAGGACGGCGAGCGCCCCTGGGGCCCGTGCGTCGACGAACGCGCCGGGATCGGCAACGAGGCGAAGGCGGACGCGGCGGTCTCGGTGCACGCGGACGGCGCGCCGGCCTCCGGCACCGGCTTCCACGTGATCCTGCCCGGCCGGGTGGTGGACGGGGCGGCCGACACCTCCCCGATCGTCGAGCCCTCGCACCGGCTGGGCGTGCTGCTGCGCGACGCCTTCCGGGCGGGCACCGGCGAGCCGTACTCGAACTACCTCGGCAAGCAGGGCCTGGACACCCGCACCGACCTCGGTGGACTCAACCTGTCGAAGGTACCGAAGGTCTTCATCGAGTGCGGCAACATGCGCAACTCCGGCGACGCCGGACGGATGACCGACCCGCAGTGGCGGCAGCTCGCCGCGCAGGCCCTCGCCGACGCCCTGACCAGCTATCTCACCGGGTGA